ttataaaataaataataaaaaatatataaataatgatgTCTTTAAGACTTTAACTATCACTTACGAAATATTAGGGCTGTTAAAGCCCTTGTACTCATCTTGCAAGGCTTGTGGAAGATCCCAATGAAAAAGGGTTACAAATGGTTGCATTCCTGATATAATTAATCacaatattatttgatttaatttgataatgaatatcaacaaaatcaaacatttataatataaagagaaaagaataaATAGGTCCTTGACCTTTTGATCCGTAgacatttaaatttatattcttttaaaatttggatATATCGATTCCTTGTGTTCACTTGGTTTGTCAGACTCaacagaaaaattaaatatgattcCCGTTGTACTGACTTGGTTGATACGGATGCACAAATgagagaatttttaaaattggataaaTTAGATACAGAAATCAATATGTccagattttaaaaatatcagagacttaaatgtatttttaaatcctcaaaaatttaaatgttcacggaccaaaaaataaagaatcgATTTGTCCTTTTCTCTAATATAAATGAGTATATATATGACCATTGGCTAGTAGCTCGTTGATAAGTTTGTTGTAATGTGCGATGCCTTCTTGATTTATACCCCCACTAACTTTCCCTTCTgcatttttgttaatataaatcaaattaaaaaaattcaattaattagaGGAAACAATAACACCATAATTAAGGATGCAATTAGTAAAtccaataatatattatattttcttaCTTGGTAATATTCTTGCCCAAGAGATGGAGAATCTATAAGCATCGGTGTTCATATCCTTCATGATCTTAATATCCTCCTAGTAACATACAAAAATATGGTTTAAATTAagaatatttctttctttctttctttctttcatatccccaattctttattcttttgttatttgtatGCATGAGAGTAAAAAAATTAGCTTGACTAATTGTCTCTTAtgacttgaaaatttttcattattattctatgaaaattataaaaagataatgaGAATAATAAACAGTGTGAATAATAAAgtaattatctaatttaatacGTACTTAACatagatattattttagaataagcatataaaatcaatttttaattagtcaacaataactatattttttttactgataaaaatttaatttcaaatgtatatatatatatggatcgGATTATACCTTATAGCGATGATAGTGATCAATAGCTATATCCCCAGTGCTTCTATCTTCTATTTGTTCTGAATTCCATTGATTCATATCAATTATTCTCAAttataaagaaacaaaaagcatAATGAATTAATAACATCTTTTAATTTTACCTGGATGACTATGAGTTAAGTTGTCCCATGTACTTGCTCCTTTACCATCTTCATTCCAAGCACCCTCAACCTGCAccaattaaaacacaaaaaaaaaacctactttaacattttaatatttaatccATATTTGTGTATATGAATTTCATAATTGCTTGTTATTATCTTAGTTAAATGCATACACATGCATATAGATAATATGATAAACATACATAtgtgtattaaaattttaagactATATTATATAGTCTTTTCATTTTGTGATGAATATATCTAGACgtaataaaaaagtttaaaattaaaagacaatCATTAAACAatagaattaattaatgaatgtagtgtaatttaatttagacAAAAGATAAACCTGATAGGAAGAAGTGGCAGTTCCAAAGACAAAACCGGCCGGAAAACTGCTTCGATTTAGCGAAGAAACGTCGAGAATCGGCGGACCGGCTATGGTGGTTGTTACCGACAAGCAAACAAGAAGAGGGAACACACCAAGGAGGAGAAGATTTAGATTATTGTTATGAAATGCCATAGCCATTCACTACTATTTGTTACCTCAATTAAGAGTTATGAACATATGAAAATGTACACTAATACtactacttatatatatatttgagaaCCAAAAGCAAAATATGAATTTGTACAACTCACGATGATAAGATCAAATgcaaatttagaaaaaaaatgggACAAATCTAACAAAATGAGTAAAACCCACACACAACAGTTTATGGAGGTGTAATGTAACTCCCTAAAGCTGGGGTATGCTATTTTTGTTTAATACTTCATTATTTCAGGTACATATATGGTTTGGGTACGGACATATTATGGttaatatttagttatttatagTAGACATGCTTTGGTAAGCTAGCTAATGTCtaactactttttttttaaactttacaGTAATAATATTAGTTTAAAGGTAATTATTATGGTGTTTAAAAATGttatctaatttattaaaaaaaagttaaaaattaatatttaattataaaaatataaaaataaataatttttaaatatttaaaatttactaaaaaaaagttagacacaaattaaacatcaaattataatttttaaaattgtacgttagcaaaaaaaaaaatagattaattagATTAATCCGAACCGTCTAACTATGAATTAATATCTGATTGAATCTGTTGAGCATTTTATTTCATGAgcttatcttttttcttttttaaatccATTTAAAATAGGTAATGATTTAGCCCGACAATGTAACCTTGACACATTTAATTTTGACAATTCCACTTGGCCGCAATTTCGTGTTTTGATCATACGGACTTATATTCCatgattacaaaaaataatcataataatctCACGTTCGAAACACTACGGATTCATATCATATGGTACTAGGTGTTTCAAAAGTTTTCAACAGCGATAAATgcaaaatataatttcaaatttaagaTTATTAATCTCGGAATTGGTCATTCATATAAATGGCCATGTTTATTACATTATTTGGAGTATGATTACCATTATTATTACATCGAGAAAtaagtctaattttttttaagaaaatcctTAAACCAATCAGCAGAAAGTTTTTGGTGCCTTTTCAAATTATCTTTATAGTCAACAAAGTTAATTCCAAAACGCACGGTGTAGCCATTGAACCATTCAAAGTTGTCCAACAATGACCATGCAAAATACCCTTTTACATTCGCACCATCCCACAATAATAAAAGacaataattaaacaaatagaataaaataatttttttgttcacgATATTTTCTAACTCGAAAAgttaaaataaacaaactaaTTACTCGATCAACCTAAAAAGGTTATAAATCGAACAAGAGATACCAAAATATAACtatgaaattaataaataactaaatagaAGGTGCAACTTACTTGATTGCGGTTGAAACATAATAAAGGTGGCGATAATGGTAATCAATTCTAAAAGTATCTATAAGGGCTTCTTCAAGTGATAGTGTTGGATCATTGAACTCATCAATACCATTTTCTGTGATGTAAATTAAAGGGTTGTTATATGTTTTCGTTATGTACAACAATATTTCTTGAATTCCCTTTGGATAGACATATAGCCAAGATGAAGCAGCCTGTGTAGATGTTggatttattaattattattcataaaataaatacataataatatagTAAAACAAATTAACATACAAATAATAATGAAGGAGAATCGTGCATATATACATACCCTTGGCCCAATGGGTATCCCATTTCGCTCAGctgcataaaagaaaaaaaaaagtacattattttttcaataatatcaaattttgtAAGTAAGTCTCTACGTGACAAAAacgttaaaaaattaatgaaatattcTGTTAAACTATATAGAATATTCAGTCAAGTGTTAGACGATATATTCGTTTTGTTTAacgaaatattttattaattctagCATTTTTATTACGGTATGGtcttaattacaaaatctgaTATAATATAAAGACTCaatcgaaaaaaaatataaaaatctaattaaaaatttagtaaaattataggaataacagaataattaaacatttttaatataccaaaagatttataaaaaatgaaacatTTTATGTTAAAGTGTACTTACTTGTCAAATTGACATGTTGATCCGTCCAATAGGTAGGATCGGTGTCATTGTTTGGATGGAGTAAATGAGCAGCATAATTAGAAGTGTAATAATTGAGTCCAATAAAATCAAATGAACCTATAAGTTGCTTAGATTGCTCTTCGCTGAAATTTGGTAGCCGGCTCCCCACATACTTCTCCATGGATCTTGGATACTTTCCTCTTGTTATTGGTTCCATAAACCTGATgtatgtgtgtgtatatatataatatttcttttcaatttgaaaatttgatgttatTATGAAACTACTACCCTAATCtagtgtatatatatgttgAACCTTAGATGAATATCaagaatttattatatataatacaagAGGTTACTGTTTCCAAACCAATTAAAAAGTCAACAAAGTTCAGTAGTCAATAACTAATCATTTGATTGTATTGTATTGTATTGTCAaataagtttatttatttatttatttattttgaaattatcgttttaatttattcattcttttatttttaattattggttatttttaaattaatggtAATTCCTTCAACTTTTTCTAAAGTTTtttacacatttttttaaaaattaaattaaatatcagATATATAACTATTCATGTGTCTCTTCTTATTATccgtttaaactttaaaaaaaattatttcatgaTATGATATTAGAACATCTGATTAAAATGTTTAGAGTTTGATCATTATTAATTGgactcaaaaagaaaaaaaatttaacataagaCAAATTATAAAGAGAGAAAGTATATGTAAAAATTTAAGTAAATCCAAAAATAGACCTTTGCTTAAAAGAACATATTaaaattaggtttaattattttgttagtttttatagttttatcaaatttataattaagtctatctatatatttttttaattggattcttacactactttaattttataattaggtctttcctagtgtaaaaaatattagaattaattaaatatatttttgtaaatggaagatatttataattaaaaatctaatttgatCTTTAATCGTATatattttgagagaaatattatgttaattttaatatttttatataattaaaaaattNaataaaaatataaagaccaacataataattaaatcttaaaattataaccattaatgtgtgttttattatcagtttaaattttaaaaacaaatttaagtcttcgaaaaaaaaaagtttcatgATATTAAAAGAAGAGGAATGGAAATTTTTACCATCCAAGCGCGAAATCAAGAGCTCTTTGAGCAGCATGGATATCCAAAGTGTTGTTTGAGTATGGCAAGAACCAACCACAATTTAACGTGATGCCTATCAAGCCTTTCTGAGAAACCTGATTACAAGGCACTCACAATAATAATGTtaagaagaaattaaataaagctatgattttgaattattagtggaaataaatgaaataaattaaacctgATATTTAGCTTTATAAATTTGGACAGCAGCGGCATGAGCAAGAAGTTGATAGTGTGTGGCGAGGTAAGGCTTATCTACACCAACACTATAAGTCCATGGTTCGTTTAGTGTAATCCAATATTTCACTCTATCTCCAAATTCTTTAAAGCATAATTCCGAATAATCTTCAAAATCCTTTCTGTAAAAAAGTATGTACATAcaaatcaatatatataattgtttcaactttcaagtCTAGTATGTGTAGAAATTCTTGTAGTGACATCACTACTTACATAATATTAGGGCTGTAGAAGCCACTGTACTCATCTTGTAAGGCTTGGGGAAGATCAAAATGAAAAAGGGTCACAAATGGTTCTAGACCTGCTtgtcaataatatcaaaataaattaatatatgaatgaaaaaagagaatttaatttttaaggaAGAATTCGAATTTCgaacttttaaattaattaattagagaaGTTTGTTATTGAAAATTCTATCTTATAAATTATGGTAAACTTTTGGCAGACAAACTAgagttttataaataaattttaattattaatgaactaaaatatgagttgaatttaatttttgtgagTCGAAATTGATTTTAACATGGTTTAATTCAGTTCAACTCATTTCTATCTCTAATcataaatataataacaatCCCACTACGTTATCAATCGTATTTCTGTCAATTTCTATCAATTTgatc
The genomic region above belongs to Arachis duranensis cultivar V14167 chromosome 3, aradu.V14167.gnm2.J7QH, whole genome shotgun sequence and contains:
- the LOC107476780 gene encoding beta-glucosidase 12, with the protein product MSMGMAIAFLGVLALLVSNSCSAPTEPGSPTLSNDVTLLNRSSFPAGFIFGTASSAYQYEGAANEGGRGPSIWDTLTHQHPEKVQDGSNGDVAVDQYHRYKEDVAIMKYVNTDAYRFSISWSRILPKGKISSGINQEGIKYYNNLINELLANGLEPFVTLFHFDLPQALQDEYSGFYSPNIIKDFEDYSELCFKEFGDRVKYWITLNEPWTYSVGVDKPYLATHYQLLAHAAAVQIYKAKYQVSQKGLIGITLNCGWFLPYSNNTLDIHAAQRALDFALGWFMEPITRGKYPRSMEKYVGSRLPNFSEEQSKQLIGSFDFIGLNYYTSNYAAHLLHPNNDTDPTYWTDQHVNLTTERNGIPIGPRAASSWLYVYPKGIQEILLYITKTYNNPLIYITENGIDEFNDPTLSLEEALIDTFRIDYHYRHLYYVSTAIKGGANVKGYFAWTFSDNFEWNSGYNQRFGLVFIDYKDNLKRHQKLSARWFGNFLKRN